Proteins encoded by one window of Cylindrospermum stagnale PCC 7417:
- a CDS encoding DUF4340 domain-containing protein, with the protein MKLPRTTLILILLALALGGFVYFHEIQGATQQAENQDKQPQLFAFTADDVQSLTVKNQNYALNLERNNQSEKPKWLIKSPISAPANDAIVSYLLDLLVKGNNNNTLSTSDNQLGEFGLDQPQATISINLKNQQRHQLILGRPDYNKRFLYAQVDPAAKPNGNINLLLVSTDFGNAVNRELSEWKQPEINIEPKPTPISPQPTPTTSK; encoded by the coding sequence ATGAAATTGCCGCGAACCACTTTAATTTTGATACTACTAGCCCTAGCTTTAGGTGGGTTTGTTTACTTCCATGAAATTCAAGGTGCGACTCAACAAGCAGAAAATCAGGATAAACAGCCGCAACTTTTCGCTTTTACCGCCGATGATGTCCAGTCTTTGACAGTAAAAAATCAAAATTACGCCTTGAATCTAGAACGCAACAATCAATCTGAGAAGCCCAAGTGGTTAATCAAATCTCCAATATCGGCACCAGCAAATGATGCTATTGTCTCTTATTTGCTGGATTTGTTGGTCAAAGGTAATAACAATAACACTTTATCAACCTCCGACAACCAACTGGGAGAATTTGGTTTAGATCAACCCCAGGCAACTATCAGCATCAACCTAAAAAATCAGCAACGTCATCAGTTGATTTTAGGTAGACCCGATTATAACAAGCGTTTCTTGTATGCTCAAGTTGACCCTGCTGCTAAACCAAATGGAAATATCAATTTGCTGTTGGTTTCTACAGATTTTGGCAATGCAGTTAACCGAGAGCTATCAGAGTGGAAACAACCCGAAATTAACATTGAGCCAAAACCTACACCCATCAGTCCCCAACCAACTCCGACAACCAGCAAATAA
- a CDS encoding ABC transporter ATP-binding protein — MIEVEHLSKIYGSTPAINDVTFRVEPGEILGFLGPNGAGKTTTMRILAGYLPASSGTARIAGYDVHDNSLSVRQRIGYLPETPPLYPEMTVEGFLDFVARIKGVPAGDRPNKVKAAMERCNLQDKRRVIIRKLSKGYRQRVGIAQAIVHDPPAIILDEPTVGLDPRQIIEVRNLIKSLAGTHTIILSTHILPEVSMTCSRVAIINRGQIVATNTPENLMAQLSGGSGYELEIVGEAALAKQVLQNISGVSLVESMPTALMHSSPQDNRAYLRVISQPGKEPGRDIATALMRAGFSLNEMRRVSATLEDVFLQLTTEEKNLQTEVDSAAAIEGETP, encoded by the coding sequence ATGATTGAAGTTGAACATTTAAGTAAAATATACGGTTCTACCCCAGCGATAAATGATGTCACTTTTAGGGTTGAACCAGGGGAAATATTAGGGTTTTTGGGGCCGAATGGCGCTGGCAAAACTACAACCATGCGAATTTTAGCCGGCTATTTACCAGCGTCCAGCGGTACAGCCCGAATTGCCGGCTATGATGTCCATGATAATTCCCTCTCTGTGCGCCAGAGAATCGGCTATTTACCGGAAACACCGCCGTTATACCCCGAAATGACAGTTGAGGGATTTTTGGACTTTGTCGCGCGAATTAAGGGAGTACCCGCAGGCGATCGCCCCAACAAGGTCAAAGCAGCGATGGAACGCTGCAATTTACAAGACAAACGCCGGGTAATTATTCGCAAACTGTCTAAAGGATATCGTCAAAGAGTTGGCATCGCCCAAGCGATCGTTCATGATCCACCCGCGATCATTTTAGATGAACCCACCGTCGGACTTGATCCCCGGCAAATCATCGAGGTGCGGAATTTAATTAAAAGCCTTGCAGGGACGCACACCATTATTCTGTCTACCCACATTCTGCCAGAAGTGAGCATGACTTGCAGCCGTGTCGCCATCATTAATCGTGGTCAAATAGTCGCGACTAATACCCCAGAAAACCTGATGGCGCAGTTGTCAGGGGGTTCAGGATATGAGTTAGAGATAGTGGGAGAAGCGGCTTTAGCAAAACAAGTATTGCAAAATATCTCCGGTGTCAGTCTGGTAGAATCAATGCCGACGGCGCTCATGCATAGTTCCCCCCAAGATAACCGCGCCTATCTGCGGGTAATATCGCAACCGGGAAAAGAACCAGGACGGGATATTGCTACAGCCTTGATGCGTGCAGGATTTAGTTTAAATGAAATGCGGCGAGTCAGCGCTACTCTGGAAGATGTGTTTTTGCAATTGACTACGGAAGAAAAGAACTTGCAGACTGAAGTAGACTCAGCAGCAGCCATAGAAGGAGAAACCCCATAA
- a CDS encoding Eco57I restriction-modification methylase domain-containing protein — protein sequence MSTSQLQDSVSKSLQSLRNIDTLKKMFWSQLNYERVNQHLSRRTLNKAVANQLTEDPLLLASGGIDNDFHIIYTHLKSEALSRQSERIIVNALLKEHPYTLFVFSNKSQSRWHFINVKYDKTPKKQRLFRRITVGEGEPLRTATERLSKLDLENHPNASTLDIQTLHDEAFDVEKVTQEFFREYRKTFKKVEALITGIQDNEQKRLFTQKLFNRIMFIAFIQKKGWLDFKGNRDYLSALWKDYQDDKDTSNKNFYRDRLAHLFFRCLNNPQQHDIIGINNGGFLKELIGTVPYLNGGLFEEDNDDKNPQIIIPDNCIDSILHDLFQRFAFTVTESTPFDVDVAVDPEMLGKIFEELVTGRHESGSYYTPKPIVSFMCREAIKGYLEKFIIDNSGFIINQKENSKSIDEFVDEHDASNLNNPEVILDALHKVKCCDLACGSGAYLLGMLHELLDLHQSLIAANNEIPFKSIYESKLEIIQNNLYGVDIDVFAVNIARLRLWLSLAVDYEGDKPEPLPNLKYKIEIGDSLTAPSPATTGMIRSEVINQYRQKKAEYLRTSEGGKKENLEKEIDNLKKEVRLITYGTPTAQAGFDWGVEFAEVFADGGFDIIVANPPYVRQELIKHLKPALQKIYASVYTGTSDLYCFFYARALQLLRDGGMLTFITPNKWFRAKYGEKLRKYIAETCQVYSITDFGELPVFASAATFPMIFICQNGKLGSNSTIFTQVKSLEPPYPDVSEIIRDKGQSLPHTAIKDANWVLTHTSSANRLQKMEAAGIPLGEYVKGQIYRGIVTGFNKAFYIDALTRAELIDKDPKSAEIIKALVVGDNVRKWQINYQNKWVIFTKRGLNINAYPAVKQYLTQLRPLLEPKPRNCSSLDKWQGRKSGSYQWYEIQDNISFFQEFQKNKIVFPDIGKSARFTLDKTGYYLDATASCIAVDDLYLLGLLNSNTVWSYVVEQCAVLGDADKGGRIRLKSFYVEKIPIPNASIKERETITKLVQKCLDAKGVNCEQWEKEIDERVATLYGL from the coding sequence ATGTCAACATCACAACTACAAGATTCTGTCTCAAAATCACTCCAAAGTCTGAGAAACATTGATACACTCAAAAAAATGTTTTGGAGTCAACTGAACTACGAAAGAGTCAACCAACATCTTTCGCGTCGGACACTAAATAAAGCAGTTGCTAATCAACTGACAGAAGACCCATTGTTATTGGCTTCTGGGGGAATAGATAACGATTTTCATATTATTTACACCCATCTAAAATCAGAAGCTTTATCAAGACAAAGTGAAAGAATTATAGTTAATGCATTACTCAAAGAACATCCTTATACACTATTTGTATTTTCTAACAAATCACAATCCCGCTGGCATTTTATCAACGTCAAATACGACAAAACACCTAAAAAACAAAGGCTATTTCGACGGATAACAGTTGGAGAAGGAGAACCATTACGCACAGCGACAGAAAGATTAAGTAAATTAGATTTAGAAAATCATCCCAATGCATCAACCTTAGACATTCAAACACTCCATGATGAAGCCTTTGATGTCGAGAAAGTCACCCAAGAATTTTTTAGGGAATATCGAAAAACCTTTAAAAAAGTTGAAGCATTAATTACAGGAATTCAAGACAACGAACAAAAGCGGTTATTCACCCAAAAGCTTTTTAACCGCATCATGTTTATTGCCTTTATTCAAAAAAAAGGCTGGTTAGATTTTAAAGGTAATAGAGATTATCTCTCAGCCTTATGGAAAGATTACCAAGACGACAAAGACACATCAAACAAAAACTTTTATAGAGACAGACTTGCACATCTTTTTTTTAGATGTTTAAATAACCCCCAGCAACATGATATTATTGGCATCAACAATGGTGGTTTTCTCAAAGAATTAATAGGTACTGTACCCTACCTGAATGGTGGCTTATTTGAGGAAGACAACGATGATAAAAATCCTCAAATAATCATTCCTGATAATTGCATAGATAGCATTTTGCATGATTTATTTCAACGCTTTGCATTTACCGTTACCGAAAGCACACCCTTCGATGTAGATGTCGCAGTTGACCCAGAAATGTTGGGTAAAATATTTGAAGAATTAGTTACAGGTAGACATGAATCGGGAAGTTATTACACACCTAAACCGATAGTTTCTTTTATGTGTCGTGAAGCCATTAAAGGCTACTTGGAAAAATTCATAATTGATAACTCAGGATTCATAATTAATCAAAAGGAGAATAGTAAAAGCATAGATGAATTTGTTGATGAACATGACGCATCTAATTTAAATAATCCAGAAGTGATTTTAGACGCATTGCATAAAGTCAAATGTTGTGATTTAGCTTGCGGAAGTGGAGCATATTTATTAGGAATGCTGCACGAATTGCTAGATTTACATCAGAGTTTAATTGCTGCTAACAATGAAATTCCCTTTAAAAGCATTTATGAAAGCAAGTTAGAAATTATCCAAAACAACCTTTATGGTGTAGATATTGATGTATTTGCGGTAAATATTGCTAGGTTGCGGTTGTGGTTATCTCTAGCTGTAGACTACGAAGGTGATAAACCCGAACCCTTACCCAACCTGAAATATAAAATTGAAATTGGTGATAGTTTAACAGCACCTAGTCCAGCAACCACAGGAATGATTAGGAGTGAGGTAATAAATCAATATCGTCAGAAAAAAGCCGAATATTTGCGAACTTCGGAAGGAGGTAAAAAGGAGAATTTAGAAAAAGAAATTGATAATTTAAAAAAAGAAGTTAGGTTGATAACCTATGGAACTCCCACAGCACAAGCTGGTTTTGATTGGGGTGTAGAGTTTGCAGAAGTATTTGCAGATGGTGGTTTTGATATTATTGTAGCCAACCCTCCTTATGTTAGACAGGAATTAATTAAACATTTAAAACCTGCATTGCAAAAAATTTATGCTTCTGTTTATACAGGAACATCTGATTTATATTGTTTCTTTTACGCGCGTGCTTTGCAACTGTTACGCGATGGAGGAATGTTAACGTTTATTACTCCTAATAAATGGTTTCGTGCAAAGTATGGGGAAAAGCTGAGAAAGTATATTGCTGAAACTTGTCAAGTTTACAGTATTACAGATTTTGGTGAGTTACCTGTATTTGCAAGTGCTGCTACTTTCCCGATGATTTTTATTTGTCAGAATGGAAAACTAGGAAGTAACTCAACTATTTTTACTCAAGTTAAATCTTTAGAACCTCCTTATCCTGATGTTTCAGAAATTATTCGAGATAAGGGTCAAAGTTTACCACATACAGCTATCAAGGATGCGAATTGGGTACTAACACATACATCTTCTGCTAACCGTTTGCAAAAAATGGAAGCAGCAGGTATTCCCTTAGGTGAATATGTCAAAGGTCAGATTTATCGAGGTATAGTTACTGGTTTTAATAAAGCCTTTTACATTGACGCATTAACAAGAGCCGAATTGATTGATAAAGACCCTAAAAGCGCAGAAATTATCAAGGCTCTAGTTGTTGGTGATAATGTTCGTAAATGGCAAATAAATTACCAAAATAAATGGGTTATATTTACTAAGCGGGGTCTTAATATAAACGCTTATCCTGCGGTTAAACAATATCTTACTCAATTACGTCCGCTACTAGAACCAAAACCGCGAAATTGTTCATCATTAGATAAATGGCAAGGCCGTAAATCAGGCTCTTACCAATGGTATGAAATTCAAGACAATATTTCCTTTTTTCAAGAATTTCAAAAAAATAAAATTGTCTTTCCTGATATTGGTAAATCTGCGAGATTTACCTTGGACAAAACAGGTTATTATCTCGATGCAACTGCTAGTTGTATCGCTGTTGATGACTTGTATCTTCTTGGATTATTAAATTCTAATACAGTCTGGTCTTATGTAGTAGAACAGTGTGCTGTACTTGGTGACGCGGATAAAGGTGGACGCATTCGACTTAAATCATTTTACGTTGAAAAAATTCCCATTCCCAACGCATCAATAAAAGAACGAGAAACAATAACTAAATTAGTTCAAAAATGCCTAGACGCAAAAGGTGTTAACTGTGAACAATGGGAAAAAGAAATAGATGAAAGAGTCGCAACCCTGTATGGACTCTGA
- the purU gene encoding formyltetrahydrofolate deformylase: protein MKNSKATLLISCPDQRGLVAKFANFIYSNGGNIIHADQHTDFAAGLFLTRIEWQLDGFNLPRDLISPAFNSIGQPLGAKWELHFSDTVPRIAIWVSRQDHCLFDLIWRQRAKEFTAEIPLIISNHPDLKVVADQFGIDFQHIPITKDNKQEQEAKQLELLRHYKIDLVVLAKYMQIVSADFISQFPLIINIHHSFLPAFIGANPYHRAFERGVKIIGATAHYATADLDAGPIIEQDVVRVSHRDEVDDLVRKGKDLERVVLARAVRSHLQNRVLVYGNRTVVFE from the coding sequence ATGAAAAATTCAAAAGCAACTTTGCTAATTTCCTGTCCTGACCAGCGGGGATTGGTGGCGAAATTTGCCAATTTCATCTATTCTAATGGTGGTAATATCATCCATGCAGATCAGCATACAGATTTTGCCGCTGGGTTATTTCTCACCCGCATAGAATGGCAGTTAGATGGATTTAATTTGCCCAGAGATTTGATTAGCCCAGCATTTAATTCTATTGGTCAACCTTTAGGGGCTAAGTGGGAACTGCACTTTTCTGATACCGTGCCTCGCATTGCTATTTGGGTTAGTCGGCAAGACCATTGTTTATTTGATTTGATCTGGCGACAACGGGCTAAAGAGTTTACTGCTGAAATTCCCTTAATTATTAGCAATCATCCTGATTTAAAAGTGGTAGCAGATCAATTTGGAATTGACTTTCAACATATTCCCATTACTAAGGACAATAAACAAGAACAAGAAGCTAAACAACTAGAATTACTGCGGCATTACAAGATTGATTTAGTTGTTTTAGCAAAATATATGCAAATTGTCAGTGCAGACTTTATTAGCCAGTTTCCGCTAATTATCAATATTCATCACTCATTTTTACCAGCTTTTATCGGTGCAAACCCTTACCACCGAGCTTTTGAACGTGGTGTAAAAATTATTGGGGCAACGGCTCATTATGCTACTGCCGATTTAGATGCCGGGCCAATTATTGAGCAGGATGTGGTGCGGGTAAGTCACCGTGATGAAGTGGACGATTTGGTGAGAAAGGGGAAGGATTTGGAAAGAGTGGTGTTAGCCAGAGCAGTGCGATCGCATTTACAAAATCGCGTGTTAGTTTATGGAAATAGGACAGTAGTATTTGAGTGA
- a CDS encoding GldG family protein, which translates to MTNFAKKQFWTFLFWLGPFCVVVGLTAGLISETWGRIPLAFLITGIVICGLWIVWQTQQSKWWRSRSTQAGTNALIATIAVLVILGLINFLGTRYHLRRDLTETQLFTLAPQSRELVRTLPQPVKVWIFDTTQNPQDRELLENYQRQSSKFTFEYINPQAKPGLAEKFAVKEPGEVYLESGDKRQLVDVLNQNVRLTEIRLTNRLQQIISPTTVKVYFLQGHGEHQLSAGKEAVSQAVQALGDKNFTTSPLNLADNAKIPEDATVLIVAGPTRSLFEGEVKALQDYLNRGGNLLLMIDPKTDPKIDNLLKEWGVRLDNRLAIDVSGESLGLGPAAPLVTEYGQHPITKDFGNGISFYPVARPLEITPVAGVESTPLLRTKPYPNSWAESDQQNEKLEFNEGKDLKGPLTLGMAFKRKLTAKSSPTPTTSPTPQSQPSPTPTTSPTPQSQPSPTPTTSPTPQSQPSPTPTTSPTPQSQPSPTPTTSPTPQSQPSPTPTTSPTPQSQPSPTPTTSPTPQSQPSPTPTTSPTPQSQPSPTPTNQAEPKPAPTPTESRLVVLGNSDFATDGLFQQQLNGDVFLNSVTWLSQQDQQPLSIRPKEPKNRRITLSTNQANLLILSSLLVLPLVGLVTAAIIWWRRR; encoded by the coding sequence ATGACTAATTTCGCAAAAAAGCAATTTTGGACATTTCTGTTTTGGCTGGGCCCCTTCTGTGTTGTTGTCGGCTTAACAGCTGGGTTAATCTCGGAAACCTGGGGACGAATCCCCTTAGCATTTCTAATTACGGGCATTGTCATCTGTGGGTTGTGGATAGTCTGGCAAACCCAGCAGAGTAAATGGTGGAGGAGTCGTTCTACCCAAGCCGGGACTAATGCCCTAATAGCAACTATCGCCGTCTTGGTAATTTTGGGATTAATTAACTTTTTGGGTACTCGCTACCACCTGCGAAGAGATTTAACAGAAACCCAGTTGTTTACCCTTGCCCCTCAATCACGGGAATTGGTGCGGACTTTGCCACAGCCAGTTAAGGTGTGGATATTCGACACAACTCAAAATCCCCAAGACCGAGAATTACTAGAAAATTATCAGCGGCAAAGTTCAAAGTTTACCTTTGAGTACATTAATCCCCAAGCAAAACCAGGACTAGCAGAAAAATTTGCCGTCAAAGAACCTGGTGAAGTTTACCTAGAATCTGGGGATAAACGGCAATTAGTAGATGTATTAAATCAGAATGTACGCCTCACAGAAATTAGATTAACTAATCGCCTGCAACAAATCATCAGTCCAACTACTGTTAAAGTTTATTTCCTCCAAGGTCACGGCGAACACCAACTATCAGCCGGCAAAGAGGCAGTCTCACAAGCGGTTCAGGCATTAGGTGACAAAAACTTCACAACCTCACCGCTGAATTTAGCAGACAATGCCAAAATTCCGGAAGATGCCACTGTCTTGATCGTAGCTGGACCCACGCGATCGCTATTTGAGGGTGAAGTCAAAGCCTTACAAGATTATCTCAATCGTGGCGGTAACTTACTGCTGATGATAGATCCCAAAACCGATCCTAAAATTGACAACCTGCTAAAAGAGTGGGGAGTGCGCCTAGATAATCGTTTAGCAATTGATGTCTCTGGAGAAAGCCTAGGACTTGGCCCTGCTGCCCCCTTAGTGACAGAATACGGACAACATCCAATCACCAAAGATTTTGGTAACGGCATTTCTTTTTACCCTGTTGCCCGACCTCTGGAAATTACCCCAGTGGCTGGTGTTGAGTCAACTCCCCTACTGCGAACCAAACCCTATCCCAACAGTTGGGCAGAAAGCGACCAACAAAACGAAAAGTTAGAGTTTAACGAAGGTAAAGACCTCAAAGGGCCTCTGACTTTGGGCATGGCGTTTAAAAGAAAACTAACAGCCAAATCTAGCCCGACACCAACAACATCACCAACACCTCAAAGTCAACCTAGCCCGACACCAACAACATCACCAACACCTCAAAGTCAACCTAGCCCGACGCCAACAACATCACCAACACCTCAAAGTCAACCTAGCCCGACGCCAACAACATCACCAACACCTCAAAGTCAACCTAGCCCGACGCCAACAACATCACCAACACCTCAAAGTCAACCTAGCCCGACGCCAACAACATCACCAACACCTCAAAGTCAACCTAGCCCGACGCCAACAACATCACCAACACCTCAAAGTCAACCTAGCCCGACACCAACAACATCGCCAACACCTCAAAGTCAACCTAGCCCGACACCAACAAATCAAGCCGAACCCAAACCCGCACCCACTCCCACCGAATCAAGATTGGTAGTGTTAGGAAATTCAGATTTTGCTACCGATGGCTTATTTCAGCAGCAACTAAATGGAGATGTCTTCCTCAACTCCGTTACTTGGCTGAGTCAGCAAGATCAGCAACCCCTTTCGATTCGCCCCAAAGAACCGAAAAATCGTCGCATCACCCTGTCAACTAACCAAGCTAATCTTTTAATCTTGTCTTCTCTGTTGGTTTTACCCCTAGTTGGTTTAGTCACCGCAGCTATTATCTGGTGGCGACGACGTTAA
- a CDS encoding ABC transporter permease yields the protein MGIVLGNIIAIYRRELQSYFVSPLAYAIAGAFWFIAGLFLVMILLGPDGILPAVADIDLQGQQLGVPIPPIDVPYEFVRAFLDRMGWLLLFVLPILSMGLYAEERKRGTLELLATSPVTNWAVAVGKLLGVLTFFITMLMPMLVLEAIAINGSNPPMSPTIPLLGHLGLILLAAAILSLGMFISSLTDSTILSAVLTFAVILLLLFVDLIAKTIPGPLGEALGHLSLLKHYNILVQGIFDTSALLLFASYIVLGIFLTAQSIDALRFQRN from the coding sequence ATGGGTATAGTACTGGGTAATATTATTGCCATTTATCGCCGAGAGTTACAGAGTTATTTTGTTTCACCTTTGGCTTATGCGATCGCAGGCGCGTTTTGGTTCATCGCAGGGTTATTCCTAGTCATGATTTTGCTAGGCCCAGATGGGATTTTGCCAGCAGTCGCCGACATAGATTTACAAGGGCAACAATTAGGAGTACCAATACCGCCGATAGATGTACCTTACGAATTTGTGCGGGCATTTTTAGACCGGATGGGGTGGCTGTTGTTGTTCGTGCTGCCAATTCTCTCGATGGGACTTTACGCCGAAGAACGCAAGCGGGGCACTTTGGAACTTTTAGCCACGTCACCAGTCACCAATTGGGCAGTAGCGGTGGGTAAGTTATTAGGAGTGCTAACGTTTTTTATCACTATGCTGATGCCGATGCTAGTCTTGGAAGCGATCGCCATCAACGGCTCAAATCCACCAATGTCACCCACAATTCCCTTACTGGGTCATTTGGGCTTAATCTTGCTAGCAGCGGCAATATTGTCCTTGGGAATGTTTATTTCCTCATTAACAGACAGCACAATTTTGTCTGCTGTCCTCACCTTTGCCGTAATTTTATTGCTATTATTCGTTGATTTGATCGCCAAAACTATCCCCGGCCCCCTGGGTGAAGCCTTGGGTCATTTGTCGTTACTCAAACACTACAACATCTTAGTTCAAGGCATTTTCGACACCAGCGCCTTGCTTTTATTTGCCAGTTACATTGTTTTGGGCATCTTTCTCACCGCCCAATCAATAGATGCCCTACGCTTCCAACGTAATTAG